Proteins from a genomic interval of Phlebotomus papatasi isolate M1 chromosome 3, Ppap_2.1, whole genome shotgun sequence:
- the LOC129806598 gene encoding E3 ubiquitin-protein ligase lubel isoform X4 gives MNGKSKSSTQFRSTRAMPQWVHEQSNQIGPKPPPPPPAENGKTPPALPPKNAKNEPDYEIIEFGGQYSNTMPIFPAKPGDLKKSPMIKCELCGSTTPTIKCDQCDQHLFCASCDDMYHRHPKRQTHMRKTVTIGDQTVKPPLPPKGEHLVPVPPPRRNKRGSSFRLAGPGSGRTDQVNSKTSIPSRPPAPPSPALSLREKMSSLKRIIAPSNRPLPDTPQSSRPQTPNSVSSGSVFDSIKKQPSVEMGKIQSHKSATLDRMALLQERYRQHQEAMRADSERGRRPSTTSNWEFATPVQNSTDFWGVPKKAGSLMTGMNSASPDSHPHPFAYPSQNNDMRARNPNLSASVFDLSQQAGMRTPKYPNQGWNQPQMMHQTQSVAQLNCMNCNHQVPPQWGDSSLHGSNMSLNLPPQGYYPHPQHDARQAWMSPWAPPPVYPYPIGMVPVMATTPHPPRSRAQSRTHSRAASPALSIKSRKSTMSARLPRHEIYIGQEYADDEDSDMELFDDSHLRGVDRRRGSTSHRGRRPRKNSTQSSLDFDEDTADSATGTGVRQAGRERRGGSVSRSVQSDWIPSKRVSDAIRERELLQKNKAQHSASPEESEREAEKPLPREIAKKPEDRPEEKASEVEEEEDIEDIINNLGGITKSSPPVQEPEENNEVQSAEEGPVGPPPSAPDYEWECEYCTYVNEPNTKICGICCKTPTKAPQKTISDPIPDITPRESPPKPNPVKEDVIKKKDNTEPKKTTKEIVEKKNDTGNKKGVQKVSESPSRDSVRSKSTAVCANISDFDGKRVSPKVSTGCGPSPPKEVIEIPKKVPETMSHIEKTSTGTSPPPQSASTQTYDYLPMREEEPGGSSGGKSSHGGDFKRSYSIAAGALTSNTNHGARSNMSFSSDTQSLPPTPPRELSPTPRQRLNDNYFEEDTLAYIDRVLNSTHLATQQLQKSYNHRDPYRSFNDLRRPEMYSSRRPSYLDYNSSNKMTRRADSQPPDPNILTLEDLKLKRRQESLQNPGLELIRMLRDAEQHNFTAEELQAALAHCGDSNPIVWLRENWHKLVETVQTLATKYGQERKENIIGTISAIEAREALRIHRGNVWHAVTECIEQRQRKYNEISSRGNYPREDIVTALTAHHGNTELALVELGKSQLKPFLMRIWGPPAGADNESGNTLLENIPRSTLKRDTIGLSDLTVQDYLDLYEKRETVESEKPKSPIRTDNSYSSLSINSSENRETQSDADQSDLTKNSNVLRDIEILIGNMEQNQAKQNENMLKNIENLLGNILTKVSRPQSVASDFSASSHQERLLNLKSPLPPTTAKANLEDITDVVSDVKLFVSQHIQEIVPNLVDQIEKELQEGTAKEDVPFEDKLLEINSTNDEIVFIPVTEERKNSIQDEIIPVNSELEVLRISAEDIKGHPEEISSEKAPQEIKAEQNVEVKSTKPVDQVQKDQVQNDKIQKDQQIPFEAIENVPRVDQLPKNASPTKQKIKKRKTSKALATKAEQTQKRNAIYINDSTTDHEENLDIPPSPVPPIKISTKSIVLKSKSVEQNTQNAQINESSERDQQNEDNLEERKENLRQPPKTFTSTIQITPTADAPPKTSEAPQSTSKTSQNLSELVENTQRLIKQMKEEITSDIASMDNTEYSSDDYADSFEWTEDEEVDEEEQTEEELEELEEEEEEEGEEEAEDEGEEEEEGLIEEESESENEEWAETNEEFANEPLQPKEDPQAIIVQLAKQSLSPESDSYVEARENLDEEIDLKDSETIIKVEIIEREIPVDENNPLENEEESKLEEQVPEEHELIEHSNELSKDEVSHEDPEDVEQSVQEEESESLNDSTEKTMKIIQIEDSDDQIVREESSGDNPVNQDTILVESLVENYVTTTDSSPLPNESLEIPSNPLEDNAENIEKHPEDRLEVTSQEVPASPTQSNDKIEREEIRSVEALEEPQIGSVNESSVENEKMNEDVQELKKTVETESNNNLQPEEKVSQKESLPVIHDQGSEKIVSEGNTVEQDLIQVAKLQSGEENGKIEDPIPESNANNVVVREESKDSNPVIGNNDSEVIVKEDLMIQEIVQEKPIQNNEENEITNSPSATTETDLKHEQSPPSGTTKTGTEVKGSSPKVSPSKEIPRKIPVRKKSIPGPQPTARVTRSNSIKAIQAELFKKVEVKPKLEPKASKSSKLVPPKPVPKSGIGALTSKITKLMTPVTNGRGTFAKSPKSSVSPEKKPVLNGKPTIARGHEMKIPKKKYHETCFSDDYQSSEEDEKPKDRTEIRVIKKFISLPLEEEDSQTTEERARSLLEEGLVDNLATGQLAASLIGLKFDREAALWAAAESCDLDQAIALLQQECELCTGKYPMNQMISMLKCTHRCCHECARNYFTIQITDRLIVDCVCPFCKMPELHGNDVSEDDILEYFSNLDILLKSILSEEVHELFQRKLRDRTLMQDPNFKWCIQCSSGFFARPRQKRLICPDCGSVTCATCRKTWEKQHEGITCEKFSEWKEANDPDKQVEGVTKHLQLHGIDCPKCKYRYALARGGCMHFTCTQCKFEFCYGCGRPFMMGAKCGISQYCAKLGLHSHHPRNCLFYLRDKEPHDLQKLLKMHKIPYDTEPVEALKFRTEEGAKAVLKCPIPLQKETPTGLVDTICNGDVLDGFAGLCRHMGSFSLIHPGQTIADTTTLSIFA, from the exons ATGAATGGAAAATCCAAGAGTAGTACTCAATTCCGGAGTACTCGAGCAATGCCACAATGGGTTCATGAGCAGAGCAATCAGATTGGACCCAAACCACCACCACCTCCACCAGCAGAAAATGGCAAAACACCACCAGCATTGCCaccaaaaaatgccaaaaatgaaCCAGATTATGAGATAATCGAATTCGGAGGACAGTACTCCAATACGATGCCGATATTTCCTGCGAAACCTGGCG ATTTGAAGAAGAGTCCGATGATAAAGTGTGAATTATGTGGATCAACAACACCAACAATAAAGTGTGATCAGTGCGATCAGCATCTCTTTTGCGCTTCCTGTGACGACATGTACCATCGCCATCCTAAACGGCAGACACATATGCGAAAG ACTGTGACGATTGGTGATCAAACGGTGAAGCCACCGTTGCCACCAAAAGGTGAACATTTGGTACCCGTTCCACCGCCAAGGCGCAATAAGAGAGGTAGTAGCTTTCGACTGGCAGGTCCAGGATCTGGACGAACGGATCAG GTCAATTCGAAGACATCAATTCCGTCAAGACCACCAGCTCCTCCGAGTCCAGCTTTGTCATTGCGTGAAAAGATGAGTAGTCTCAAGAGAATTATTGCACCATCTAATCGTCCCCTACCGGATACACCACAATCCTCACGCCCTCAGACACCAAACAGTGTCAGTTCTGGCTCCGTGTTCGATAGCATTAAGAAACAACCATCAGTTGAGATGGGAAAAATTCAGAGTCACAAATCTGCTACCCTGGATCGAATGGCATTGCTCCAGGAGCGCTATCGACAGCATCAGGAAGCAATGAGAGCTGATAGCGAAAGGGGTCGTCGTCCCAGTACGACATCTAATTGGGAATTTGCT ACTCCTGTTCAGAACTCTACAGATTTCTGGGGCGTACCCAAAAAAGCAGGAAGTCTTATGACAGGAATGAACAGTGCTTCACCAGACAGTCATCCTCATCCCTTTGCATATCCATCACAAAATAATGATATGCGTGCTAGAAATCCTAATCTCAGTGCATCAGTCTTTGATCTCAGTCAGCAAGCGGGAATGCGAACGCCCAAGTATCCAAATCAGGGATGGAATCAGCCACAAATGATGCATCAG ACACAATCTGTGGCTCAGTTAAATTGCATGAACTGTAATCATCAAGTACCACCTCAATGGGGAGATTCTTCTCTTCATGGATCCAACATGAGTCTGAATCTACCACCGCAAGGATACTATCCTCATCCACAGCATGATGCTCGACAAGCATGGATGAGTCCCTGGGCTCCTCCGCCCGTTTATCCCTATCCTATTGGAATGGTTCCCGTGATGGCGACTA CTCCACATCCTCCGCGTTCGAGAGCTCAATCTCGAACTCATTCACGGGCAGCTTCTCCTGCATTGAGTATAAAATCCCGTAAATCCACGATGTCTGCACGACTACCACGCCATGAGATCTATATTGGTCAGGAATATGCTGATGATGAGGATTCAGACATGGAGTTGTTCGACGATAGTCATCTGAGAGGAGTAGATCGACGAAGAGGAAGCACAAGTCACCGTGGACGTCGCCCGAGGAAAAACTCAACTCAGAGTAGTCTCGATTTTGATGAGGATACCGCAGATAGTGCGACTGGAACAGGAGTACGTCAAGCCGGTCGAGAACGTCGCGGAGGATCAGTGTCTAGATCCGTTCAGAGTGACTGGATTCCCTCGAAAAGAGTGTCCGATGCGATTCGTGAGCGAGAATTGCTGCAGAAAAATAAAGCTCAACATTCGGCGTCTCCGGAGGAATCTGAACGAGAAGCTGAAAAACCACTACCACGTGAAATTGCAAAGAAGCCGGAAGATAGGCCAGAAGAGAAGGCTTCAGAGGTGGAAGAAGAGGAAGATATCGAAGATATTATCAATAATTTGGGTGGTATAACTAAATCTTCACCTCCTGTCCAGGAACCAGAAGAAAACAATGAAGTTCAGAGTGCAGAGGAGGGACCAGTAGGTCCACCACCATCCGCTCCCGACTATGAATGGGAATGTGAATACTGCACCTACGTCAATGAGCCAAATACCAAAATCTGTGGAATTTGCTGCAAAACACCAACAAAGGCACCACAGAAGACCATCAGTGATCCAATTCCTGACATTACGCCCAGGGAATCTCCGCCAAAGCCAAATCCAGTAAAAGAGGATGTGATCAAGAAGAAAGATAATACGGAACCGAAGAAAACGACTAAAGAAATTGTGGAGAAAAAGAATGATACAGGAAATAAAAAAG GGGTTCAAAAAGTCTCAGAGTCTCCATCCCGGGATTCCGTACGATCGAAAAGTACGGCGGTTTGTGCAAATATTTCTGATTTTGATGGGAAACGCGTGTCGCCTAAAGTCAGCACCGGATGTGGTCCATCACCTCCGAAGGAAGTGATTGAGATCCCTAAAAAAGTGCCCGAGACAATGAGTCATATTGAGAAAACATCAACTGGAACATCTCCACCGCCCCAGAGTGCATCCACACAG ACATACGACTACTTGCCAATGAGAGAAGAAGAACCTGGTGGATCAAGTGGTGGTAAATCTAGTCATGGAGGTGATTTCAAGAGATCCTACTCAATTGCAGCGGGAGCTCTAACATCAAACACCAATCATGGGGCAAGAAGTAACATGAGTTTTTCTAGCGACACCCAA AGTTTACCACCAACCCCACCGAGAGAATTAAGTCCGACTCCACGTCAACGATTGAATGACAACTACTTCGAGGAAGACACCCTTGCTTATATCGATCGTGTTCTCAATTCCACCCATTTAGCTACCCAACAACTCCAGAAATCCTACAACCATCGAGATCCTTACAGGAGCTTCAACGATCTTCGTCGACCGGAAATGTATTCATCAAGAAGACCTTCCTACTTAGACTACAACAGTTCTAACAAG atGACAAGACGAGCTGATTCCCAGCCACCGGATCCCAATATACTCACTCTGGAAGATTTGAAATTAAAGCGTCGACAAGAAAGCCTACAAAACCCGGGCCTTGAACTAATCCGAATGCTTAGA GATGCTGAGCAACATAATTTCACTGCGGAGGAGCTTCAGGCTGCCTTGGCTCATTGCGGTGATTCCAATCCCATTGTTTGGCTACGTGAAAATTGGCATAAGCTTGTGGAAACTGTCCAGACCCTGGCTACCAAATACGGACAGGAGAGGAAGGAAAATATCATTGGGACAATATCAGCCATTGAAGCGCGGGAAGCACTTAGAATTCATCGAGGAAATGTATGGCATGCAGTTACTGAGTGCATTGAACAGAGGCAGAGGAAGTACAATGAGATATCAAGCAGGGGGAATTATCCAAGAGAAGACATTGTGACTGCTCTTACGGCTCATCATGGGAATACTGAATTGGCTCTCGTGGAATTGGGCAAAAGTCAGCTAAAGCCTTTTCTCATGAGAATCTGGGGTCCTCCAGCAGGAGCGGATAACGAGAGTGGTAATACTTTGCTGGAAAATATCCCAAGATCAACATTGAAAAGGGATACCATAGGATTGAGTGACCTCACTGTTCAGGATTATCTTGATCTCTATGAAAAACGCGAAACTGTGGAAAGTGAAAAACCTAAATCGCCAATTAGAACAGACAACTCCTATTCAAGTCTGTCTATAAATTCGTCAGAGAACCGGGAGACACAATCTGATGCTGATCAGAGTGATCTCACCAAGAATTCTAATGTCTTGAGAGACATTGAAATTCTAATTGGGAATATGGAACAGAATCAGGCAAAACAGAATGAGAATATGCTGAAGAATATTGAAAATCTTCTGGGAAATATTCTCACTAAAGTCTCTCGACCACAATCTGTGGCATCAGACTTTTCAGCAAGTAGTCATCAAGAGAGATTGCTGAATCTCAAGAGTCCACTACCACCAACCACAGCAAAGGCCAACCTGGAAGACATCACGGATGTTGTCAGTGATGTAAAACTCTTTGTTTCCCAGCACATTCaggaaattgttccaaatttGGTGGATCAAATTGAGAAGGAACTTCAGGAGGGTACTGCTAAAGAAGACGTTCCATTTGAGGACAAACTGCTGGAAATTAATTCAACCAACGACGAAATAGTCTTCATTCCAGTTACCGAAGAGAGAAAAAACTCTATTCAGGACGAAATTATCCCTGTAAACAGCGAATTAGAAGTTCTCAGAATATCTGCTGAAGATATCAAGGGTCATCCTGAAGAAATTTCTTCTGAAAAGGCACCACAGGAAATAAAAGCTGAGCAAAACGTTGAAGTAAAATCTACAAAACCAGTAGATCAAGTACAGAAAGATCAAGTACAGAATGATAAAATCCAGAAAGATCAACAAATCCCATTTGAAGCGATAGAAAATGTTCCACGAGTGGATCAGTTACCGAAGAATGCTTCCCCGACAAAacagaaaatcaagaaaagaaaGACATCAAAGGCATTAGCTACTAAAGCTGAACAAACACAGAAAAGAAATGCAATTTATATCAATGATTCGACGACTGATCATGAAGAAAATCTCGATATTCCTCCATCTCCTGTACCTCCCATTAAGATTAGCACAAAGAGTATAGTTTTGAAGAGTAAATCTGTTGAACAAAATACTCAGAATGCTCAGATTAATGAGTCATCCGAGAGGGATCAGCAAAATGAAGATAATTTGGAAGAAAGGAAGGAGAATCTAAGACAACCACCGAAGACATTTACGTCTACCATACAGATTACCCCAACTGCTGATGCACCACCAAAAACTTCAGAAGCTCCGCAATCCACCTCCAAGACAAGTCAAAATCTATCAGAACTCGTAGAAAACACTCAGAGGCTGATAAAGCAGATGAAAGAGGAGATAACATCAGATATAGCGTCTATGGATAACACAGAATACAGCTCAGATGACTATGCTGATTCATTTGAGTGGACAGAAGATGAAGAAGTTGATGAAGAAGAACAAACTGAAGAGGAATTGGAAGAactagaagaagaagaagaagaagagggtGAAGAAGAAGCTGAAGATGAAGGCGAGGAAGAAGAGGAAGGATTGATAGAAGAAGAATCAGAAAGTGAGAATGAAGAATGGGCAGAAACAAATGAAGAATTTGCAAACGAACCTCTGCAACCCAAAGAAGATCCTCAAGCCATAATCGTACAACTGGCCAAGCAGAGTCTGAGTCCTGAAAGTGATAGTTACGTAGAAGCCAGGGAAAATCTAGATGAAGAGATTGATCTTAAGGACAGTGAGACAATAATTAAAgttgaaataattgaaagaGAAATTCCAGTTGATGAAAATAACCCTCtggaaaatgaagaagaatCAAAACTAGAGGAACAAGTGCCTGAAGAGCATGAATTGATAGAACATTCAAATGAATTAAGTAAAGATGAAGTCTCACATGAAGATCCCGAGGATGTCGAACAGTCTGTTCAAGAAGAAGAAAGTGAATCTTTGAACGATTCAACAGAAAAAACAATGAAGATAATTCAAATTGAAGATTCTGATGATCAGATTGTACGTGAAGAGTCTTCAGGAGACAATCCTGTTAATCAAGATACAATTCTCGTTGAGTCATTGGTAGAAAATTATGTCACAACTACGGATAGTTCACCATTGCCGAACGAATCACTTGAGATTCCATCGAATCCTTTGGAAGATAACGCAGAGAATATTGAGAAACATCCAGAGGATAGATTAGAAGTGACATCACAAGAAGTCCCAGCCAGTCCAACTCAATCAAATGATAAGATAGAAAGAGAAGAGATTAGATCAGTTGAAGCGTTAGAAGAACCACAAATAGGATCTGTTAACGAATCTtctgttgaaaatgaaaagatgaaTGAAGATGTCCAGGAATTGAAGAAAACTGTTGAAACTGAAAGTAATAACAACTTACAACCTGAAGAAAAGGTCTCACAGAAAGAAAGTCTTCCAGTTATCCATGATCAAGGATCGGAAAAGATCGTATCAGAAGGAAATACAGTTGAACAAGATCTGATACAAGTAGCAAAACTTCAATCTGGCGAAGAAAACGGTAAAATTGAAGACCCTATTCCAGAATCAAATGCAAACAATGTAGTAGTAAGAGAAGAGTCGAAAGATTCTAATCCTGTTATTGGCAATAACGATTCGGAAGTAATAGTGAAAGAAGATCTGATGATTCAAGAAATAGTACAAGAAAAACCGATTCAAAATAACGAAGAAAATGAGATTACAAATTCTCCTTCTGCCACTACAGAAACTGATTTAAAGCATGAGCAATCTCCACCTAGTGGGACCACAAAAACTGGAACTGAGGTCAAAGGATCGTCTCCTAAAGTATCCCCATCAAAGGAAATTCCAAGAAAGATTCCTGTAAGGAAGAAATCGATACCTGGACCTCAACCAACAGCTCGGGTCACCAGATCGAATAGCATTAAAGCCATTCAGGCAGAGTTGTTCAAGAAGGTGGAAGTTAAGCCGAAATTGGAACCAAAGGCCAGTAAATCCTCAAAACTCGTTCCACCGAAACCAGTACCAAAGTCTGGAATAGGAGCATTAACTAGTAAGATAACCAAACTCATGACTCCAGTCACAAATGGAAGGGGTACCTTTGCAAAATCCCCAAAATCCAGTGTGTCTCCCGAGAAGAAGCCAGTCTTGAACGGAAAGCCAACAATAGCGAGAGGTCATGAGATGAAGATTCCTAAGAAGAAGTACCATGAAACATGCTTCAGCGATGACTATCAGTCGAGTGAGGAGGATGAAAAGCCCAAAGATAGGACAGAGATTCGAgtaataaagaaattcatatctCTTCCATTAGAAGAAGAGGATTCTCAGACAACTGAG GAAAGAGCTAGGAGTTTGCTAGAAGAGGGACTTGTAGACAATTTGGCAACCGGTCAGTTGGCTGCGTCACTAATTGGACTGAAATTTGACAGAGAAGCAGCTCTTTGGGCTGCAGCTGAATCCTGTGATCTTGACCAAGCAATCGCCCTTCTGCAACAGGAATGTGAACTCTGTACTGGAAAATATCCCATGAATCAAATGATTTCCATGCTCAAGTGCACGCATCGCTGTTGCCACGAATGTGCTAGGAATTATTTTACTATTCAG ATTACAGACCGCTTAATCGTGGATTGCGTTTGTCCATTCTGCAAAATGCCCGAATTACATGGGAATGATGTGTCTGAAGATGATATCCTAGAGTACTTTTCTAATCTCGACATCCTGCTAAAGAGTATCCTCAGTGAGGAAGTGCATGAATTATTTCAGAGAAAACTGAGAGATAGAACTCTAATGCAGGATCCTAATTTCAAATGGTGCATTCAGTGCTCTTCGGGCTTCTTTGCAAGACCACGCCAGAAGAGGCTCATTTGTCCAGATTGTGGATCTGTTACATGTGCCACGTGTAGGAAAACG TGGGAGAAGCAGCACGAAGGAATAACATGTGAGAAATTTTCCGAATGGAAGGAGGCCAATGATCCAGATAAACAAGTTGAAGGTGTTACGAAACACCTTCAGCTGCATGGAATTGACTGCCCAAAGTGCAAGTATCGCTATGCCCTGGCCAGAGGAGGATGCATGCACTTCACCTGTACTCAgtgcaaatttgaattttgctaTGGGTGCGGAAGGCCCTTCATGATGGGTGCTAAATGCGGTATATCACAGTATTGTGCAAAACTTGGGCTACATTCGCACCACCCAAGGAATTGCCTGTTCTATCTTAGAGATAAGGAACCGCATGATCTCCAGAAACTCCTAAAG ATGCACAAGATTCCTTATGATACCGAGCCCGTGGAAGCGCTGAAGTTTCGCACAGAGGAAGGTGCCAAGGCTGTCCTGAAGTGTCCCATTCCACTACAGAAGGAAACACCAACTGGACTGGTGGATACCATTTGCAATGGTGATGTTCTCGATGGATTTGCCGGATTGTGTCG CCATATGGGCTCTTTTTCTCTCATCCATCCTGGCCAAACCATTGCAGACACCACTACATTGAGTATCTTTGCGTGA